The window TGACCAACATCGTCGGCATCGACCACATCGGCATCGGTTCGGATTTCTACGGCGGCCCGACGCCGCCCGGGCTGGAAGATGCCAGCACGTTTCCGTTTCTGTTTGCGGAACTGACCCTGCGCGGCTGGGGCGAGGATGCCCTCGCCAAGCTGGCCGGGCGGAACACGGTTCGCGTCCTCAGGGACGTTGAAAAAGCGGCCCGCACGCGGAGTTGATCGCGGGCGGGCTGCGGGGAGCCAATCAAAGGGGCCGGGAGTTGGCCGGACGGGGTCAGCCGGCCTTGATCTGCTCCACGGCGACGGCGAGCAACTCCAGCATCTTCTCGCGAATCGCCTGGTCGGTGACGCCTTTGCCGGCCAGATCCTTGGCAACCTTGCGCACCACGTCCTCGTCGCCGGCTTCCTCGAAGTCGGCTGCGACCACTTCCTTGGCGTAGGCTGTGGCCTCATCGCCGGTTTTGCCGAGCTTTTCGGCGGCCCAGAGGCCCAGAAGCCGGTTTCGGCGGGATTCCGCCTTGAACTTCAGGTCCGCGTCATGAGCGAACTTCTTCTCAAAGGCGTCCTTGCGGTCGTCGAAAGTCGTCATGATATCGATCCTGTTGGCTGGTATGAGAAGAGAGTCGGTTTCTGGCCGATTTTGCCAGTTTCCTTAACCAGATGCACGTGGCCGAGACAGCAGGCAATCGGTCGCAGGAAGGGCGGTAAAACTGCCTCAAAATGGTCTCCGTCGATTGTATCGGGGGGGCCAATCAGCTAGGTTGCCAACAGGTCCAGTTCTCGTTCTGTTTCCCGAGTTCCGGTTCTCGCGGCAGCTCCGCCGTGGGTCATGTTTCAAACGGAGCCTATCCCATCCATGGACTTCAACAACACACGGTACATCCCAATGAGCCGTCGGCGTCGCATCTACGAAGGCAAGGCCAAGGTCCTCTATGAAGGACCGGAACCCGGCACCCTGATTCAGCACTTCAAGGACGACGCCACCGCATTCAATGCCAAGAAACACCAGGTGATCGAGGGCAAGGGCGTCCTCAACAACCGGATTTCGGAGTTTCTTTTCCAGCATCTGAATGACATCGGGGTGCCGACCCACTTCATCCGCCGTCTCAACATGCGCGAGCAGCTCATTCGCGAGGTCGAGATCGTGCCGCTCGAGGTGGTGGTGCGCAATGTCGCCGCCGGCTCGCTGTCGCAGCGCCTCGGCATCGAGGAGGGCACCCAGCTGCCCCGCTCGATCATCGAATTCTACTACAAGAACGACCAGCTCAACGACCCGATGGTCTCGGAAGAGCACATCACCGCGTTCGGCTGGGCCACGCCCCAGGAGATCGACGACATCATGGCGCTGGCCATCCGGGTCAATGATTTCCTGACCGGACTGTTTCTCGGCATCGGCATCCGCCTGGTCGATTTCAAGATGGAGTGCGGCCGTCTCTTCGAAAACGAGATGATGCGCATCATCGTCGCCGACGAGATCTCCCCGGACTCCTGCCGTCTGTGGGACATCAAGTCGAACGAAAAGCTCGACAAGGACCGTTTCCGCCGCGATCTCGGTGGCGTACTCGAAGCCTACACCGAAGTCGCCAAGCGGCTCGGCATCCTGGGCGAGAATGAGCGTCCGGCCGGCGCCGGCCCGGTGCTGGTGAAGGGCTGAGCGCGATGAAGGCACGTGTCACAGTCACGCTGAAGAACGGCATTCTGGACCCGCAGGGCAAGGCTATCGAGGGAGCACTGAAATCGCTCGGCATCGATGGCGTCGCCAGCGTCCGCCAGGGCAAGGTGTTCGACATCGAGCTCGCCGGCGGCGACAAGGCGAAGGCGGAGGCGGCGTTGAAGGACGCCGCCGACAAGCTCTTGGCCAATACGGTGATCGAGAATTACCGGGTCGAGGTGGTGGGTTGAGGAGGGGGCCCGATCATGGCCGTCGTCACCAACGAATTGATGTGCGAGATGCTCAAGCAAATCCAGGAGCGTCTCAATCGCGTCGATCACAAGACCGATGAAATCAAGAATGAGCTGCAGGCTATGCGCGGCCATCTCGTGGCCGTACAACAGGACGTCGGCAATGTTTATCAAACATTGGTCCGTCACGAAGCGCGTCTGGAGCGGATAGAGAACCGTCTCGAACTGGGCGATACGCACACACCATGAAATCTGCAGTTCTCGTCTTCCCCGGCATCAATCGCGAACGCGACATGGCGCGGGCGCTCAAGCTGATCTCGGGCCATGAGCCCGCGATGGTCTGGCACGCCGAGACGGCGCTGCCCACCGGCACTGACCTCGTGGTCGTGCCGGGCGGCTTCTCCTACGGCGATTACCTGCGTTGCGGCGCCATCGCTGCGCGCGCACCGATCATGGACGCAGTGCGGGCCTATGCCGCGAAGGGCGGCCTCGTGCTCGGCGTCTGCAACGGTTTCCAGATCCTCTGCGAGTCCGGCCTCTTGCCGGGTGTTCTCATGCGCAATGCGCGGCTGAAGTTCATCTGCAAGGATGTGCATCTGCGCGTCGAGCGTTCTGACACGCCGTTCACCCGCGGCTACAATGCGGGGCAGGTGATCCGCGTGCCGGTGGCACACGGCGAGGGCAACTACGCCGCCGATGAAGAGACGCTGAAGCGGCTCGAGGGCGAGGGGCGGGTGCTCTATCGTTATTGCTCGGCGACCGGCGACGTCGGCGACCTGCACAACATCAATGGCGCGGCGGCCTCGATCGCCGGCATTGTCAGCGAGCAGGGCAACGTGCTCGGCATGATGCCGCATCCGGAAAACCACGTCGAAGACATCATGGGCAACACCGACGGCCGCGGCTTGTTCGCAGGGCTGACAGCGCATCTGGAGCGCGCTGCATGATTGGCCGCGTGCGAACGGCTGCGCGTGCCGCCGTTCTGCTTGCTGCCGTCGGCGTTTTTGCTTTCGGCAACACTGCGCCGGCCGCCGCACAGGACAGCAATTATCCCAGCCGCCCGGTCACCATGATCGTGCCGTTCGCTGCGGGCGGCTCGTCCGACGTGATCGCGCGCGCGGTGGCCGAGCAGATGGGCGCACCGCTGGGGCAGACCATCGTCAACGAAAATGTCGGCGGCGCCGGAGGCTCGATTGCGCTGGCGCGCGCGGCCCGCGCCGAGCCGGACGGCTATACCATCGTGATCGGCAACGCCGGCACCAACGCCGCGACCTACACGATTTACCCGAAACTGTCGTTCACGCCGGAGTCCTTCGTGCCGATCGCCATGGTCGCCAAGACCTTCGGCGTCGTGGCGCTGAAGAAGGAATTTCCGGCGAACAACGTGCAGGAATTCATCGCCTACGCGAAGAAGAATCCGGGCAAGATCAATCTCGGCCACGCCGGTGTCGGCTCCTCGAATTACCTGATCTGCAAGGCGTTCGTGCAGGCGGCCGGTGTCGACGTGGCGCTGGTTGGCTATCGTGGCGCAGGCCCGGCGCTGACCGACCTGATCGGCGGCCAGATCGATGGCGTCTGCGACGCCGCGACCTCGGTCTCGCAGGCGATCCAGGACAAACTGGTGAAGGGCCTCGTGATCGGCTCGACCAAACGGCTATCGACGCTGCCGGATGTGCCGACATCGGCGGAGGCCGGCATTCCCGAGTTCGAAGCGCAGGGCTGGAACGGGCTGTTCGCGCCCAAGGGCACGCCGCCCGCGATCATCGCCAAAATAAATGCCGCGGCCCGCAAGGCGGTTGCCGGCGAAGCGGTGCAAAAGCGCTTGAAAGACCTCTCGTCGGTCGCGCCCGACGAGGCCGAGCAGACGCCTGAGGGGCTGCAGCAGGTGGTGACGCGCGACGTGGCGAAATTCCGCGTGCTGTTGCAGGAGAAGTAGCTCGTCTGGGCTACTTGGTCTTACGTCCG is drawn from Bradyrhizobium prioriisuperbiae and contains these coding sequences:
- a CDS encoding DUF1476 domain-containing protein, whose amino-acid sequence is MTTFDDRKDAFEKKFAHDADLKFKAESRRNRLLGLWAAEKLGKTGDEATAYAKEVVAADFEEAGDEDVVRKVAKDLAGKGVTDQAIREKMLELLAVAVEQIKAG
- the purC gene encoding phosphoribosylaminoimidazolesuccinocarboxamide synthase, producing MSRRRRIYEGKAKVLYEGPEPGTLIQHFKDDATAFNAKKHQVIEGKGVLNNRISEFLFQHLNDIGVPTHFIRRLNMREQLIREVEIVPLEVVVRNVAAGSLSQRLGIEEGTQLPRSIIEFYYKNDQLNDPMVSEEHITAFGWATPQEIDDIMALAIRVNDFLTGLFLGIGIRLVDFKMECGRLFENEMMRIIVADEISPDSCRLWDIKSNEKLDKDRFRRDLGGVLEAYTEVAKRLGILGENERPAGAGPVLVKG
- the purS gene encoding phosphoribosylformylglycinamidine synthase subunit PurS; translation: MKARVTVTLKNGILDPQGKAIEGALKSLGIDGVASVRQGKVFDIELAGGDKAKAEAALKDAADKLLANTVIENYRVEVVG
- the purQ gene encoding phosphoribosylformylglycinamidine synthase subunit PurQ, with product MKSAVLVFPGINRERDMARALKLISGHEPAMVWHAETALPTGTDLVVVPGGFSYGDYLRCGAIAARAPIMDAVRAYAAKGGLVLGVCNGFQILCESGLLPGVLMRNARLKFICKDVHLRVERSDTPFTRGYNAGQVIRVPVAHGEGNYAADEETLKRLEGEGRVLYRYCSATGDVGDLHNINGAAASIAGIVSEQGNVLGMMPHPENHVEDIMGNTDGRGLFAGLTAHLERAA
- a CDS encoding tripartite tricarboxylate transporter substrate-binding protein, whose protein sequence is MIGRVRTAARAAVLLAAVGVFAFGNTAPAAAQDSNYPSRPVTMIVPFAAGGSSDVIARAVAEQMGAPLGQTIVNENVGGAGGSIALARAARAEPDGYTIVIGNAGTNAATYTIYPKLSFTPESFVPIAMVAKTFGVVALKKEFPANNVQEFIAYAKKNPGKINLGHAGVGSSNYLICKAFVQAAGVDVALVGYRGAGPALTDLIGGQIDGVCDAATSVSQAIQDKLVKGLVIGSTKRLSTLPDVPTSAEAGIPEFEAQGWNGLFAPKGTPPAIIAKINAAARKAVAGEAVQKRLKDLSSVAPDEAEQTPEGLQQVVTRDVAKFRVLLQEK